AGGTGAGACGTTTGATGTTCTCTGGCTTAGCTGCTTCTGCTGATGATGGCGGTTGCTCTGCCTCAACCAAAGCTTCGCGGTTTGTTACCCACTCTTCAACGTCTACGGTTTTCTCGACGCCGCTTGGCTTTCGACCAAAGCTGACTTTCTTCCCTGGCATGCCTAAACTCCTAAGCTCAAAATTTCTTTCGTTAAAGCAAGAACTTCCTTAGCTGCTGCCCCTTTTGGGTCAATATCAAGCACAGTTCGCCCGGTCGCAGCAGATTCCGCAAAACCTACTCGCTGGCTAATCACTGTCTTGAGAACGGGAATGGAGTATTCTGCTAGCGCATCGCCTACATCTCGTCCGATCGCTGTATTTACGATTCTACGATTAATTACAAATACAGATTTCAGGTTTTCCTTAAATACAGAAGCTTCTTGAATTAGTTTGATGATCTCATTGGCTGCCCACACATCGTAGGGACTGGGTTGAATAGGGACAACAACCAGATCTGCTGCAATGATGGCGGAGCGAGCTAGGTCTGAGACACGAGGTGGCCCATCAATTACAACATGATCATAATCTTTGGCAATGGGAGGGAGATCGCGATGGAGGGTAGGGCGATCGAGCCCTACCACTGAGAAGGGAGGTTTGTCTTCTCGCGCGGCTGCCCAGTCACGGGCAGAACCTTGAGGGTCGGCATCAACTAGCAACACTCTTGCACCTTTCAGTGCCAAAGCATGGCTGATGTGAATGGCAAGGGTTGTTTTGCCAACCCCTCCTTTTTGGTTTTGAACAGCAAGTTTCATGTTTCACAGAAGTAAAGATTTACAGAAAACCTGTATTACGATTTTACAGTTTTACAGAAACAAGATACTCAAATTGCGAAGACAAGGGTATTCCACATAGTCCTCAACAAATTCCCATAACTTCTGTTTTTCTGTAAATACAGAAGTTATGAAATATCGTGGTTAAGTATAGACAGCTAACGGTGCACAGGCAACCAGGGGATGGAAGCGTTTTATCCATCCCCTGGTTATCAACATCAGCCTAATCAGGTTTACCCGTCCGGTTAGATGGCATCATCAAGCCGATATAGCCACCAACACCGACCTTGGCCAGATCAGCAAACGTAGCACGAGCATCCTCATCAATACATGCCAAGGCAAAGGAACCAATGACCAGTACCAGAATTACGAATGGAAGAACATCTGGTTTCTGAGGGCGGCGCGATCGCTTCGTTTTCTGCATTGCGTTTGTCCTTAAACTCAACACCCTTATCGTCGCGATCGCAGCTTCTGTTCCAGTTTCAGCCAGGGCGAAGCTAGGTATGACTTCAGCCTAAGTTCGGTATGACTTCAGCGCCGTGGGTAAAATAAGCTCAACTTTCACCGTTGAACTATGGGCACGCGATCGCTCCAGGCTGCACCAAAAGGAATCGAAAGAGCAAACATTGCCTTAGCTCAGTATTCGCTCAGCCAAAATGCTTTGGCAGAAGACTTGGGGCTCTCTCGGCAGACCGTCAATAATTTCTTCAAGGGCAAGCCGATCGACCGCGAGAACTTTGCTCTCATCTGCGATCGCCTGGGGTTGGATTTGGAGAATACGGTGGCACTCAATAGTTTGGCTCCTGATGCCAGCGAGCTAAGCGATTGCTCTCAGATTGATGCTTCAGTTCAAGAAGTTAGGCAAAAGGTCTACCTCAACATCCAGAAGCGGTGCGGCGAGATGCGCGTCCTAGACATGACTCGCCCGATCGACCTAGCTACGATTTATACCGATGTCAATATCCTGCAAGAAATCACTGGACGACGACGGTTAGACCTGGAAGAACTGTTGCAGCATTGCAACCTGGAAGAGTTCGATCACTTCGGTTTTGCCCACACCCGTACAGAGCGTAGGTCAGGACTGCTAGCCGTAGAGGAATTCGATAAGTTAATGGTGCTGGGCAAGCCTGGTGCTGGAAAGACCACCTTTCTCAAGCGGCTAGCAACGTTGTGCAATGCGGGCAACTTTCAGAAACATCGGGTTCCCATCTTTATCACGTTGAAGGATTTTGGAGATAGTTCAGAAGCACCTAAATTGCTCACCTACATCAGCCAGTGGTTGAAGGAACTAGGTGTTCAGGAGCCTCAGAACGCAGAACAAATCCTTAGCCAAGGGCGCGGCTTTTTGCTGTTGGATGGACTAGATGAAGTCAGCGAGGCAACCAGCAAGCAGGTGTTGCAGGAAATTCAGTCTTTTTCTGACCGTTTTCCTAAGAATGCATTTGTGGCATCTTGCCGAATTGCAGCGAAAGAGTTTGTCTTTCAGCAGTTTACAGAGGTTGAAGTTGCTGATTTTAATGACGAGCAAATTACAGACTTTGCTGGTCGCTGGTTTGAAGCAAAACAGTTACCAGAGAAGACGAAGCGATTCTTAGCAAAACTGAGAGCGCATCCCCGCATTCAAGAACTGGCGACCAATCCTCTGTTGCTGACCCTGTTATGTCTGGTCTTTGAGGGACGAACCGACTTTCCCGCCAACCGCTCCGAACTATATGAAGAGGGATTAGATGTCTTGCTCAAGAAATGGGATGGCACCCGCAGTATTGAGCGAGAGCAGATCTATCGAGAACTTTCACTCAAACGCAAGGAAGACTTGCTGAGCCAACTTGCTTTTACCACCTTTGAGCAGGGTAACTACTTCTTCAAACAAAAGGATGCTGAGCGCCTGATCGAAGTCTATATTCAAAATCTACCTGGTGCTCAAGTAGACCCAGAGGCCCTGCGGCTTGATAGTGAAGCCGTTTTGAAATCCATTGAGGCACAGCATGGACTACTAGTGGAACGGGCACGGAGCATTTACTCGTTCAGCCACCTCACTTTTCACGAATACTTTACTGCCCATCGAATTGAAAGGCGCGAGGAACTACATCCACTTCTCGTTGCTCATTTGACCGAAAAGCGATGGCGAGAAGTTGTTCTCTTAACCGTAGGAATGCTAGAGGAGGCAGATTCTCTGCTTCTGCTGATGAAATCTCAGATTGATGAGATAGTAGCGAGCGACAA
Above is a genomic segment from Trichocoleus sp. FACHB-46 containing:
- the parA gene encoding ParA family partition ATPase; this encodes MKLAVQNQKGGVGKTTLAIHISHALALKGARVLLVDADPQGSARDWAAAREDKPPFSVVGLDRPTLHRDLPPIAKDYDHVVIDGPPRVSDLARSAIIAADLVVVPIQPSPYDVWAANEIIKLIQEASVFKENLKSVFVINRRIVNTAIGRDVGDALAEYSIPVLKTVISQRVGFAESAATGRTVLDIDPKGAAAKEVLALTKEILSLGV
- a CDS encoding NACHT domain-containing NTPase: MGTRSLQAAPKGIERANIALAQYSLSQNALAEDLGLSRQTVNNFFKGKPIDRENFALICDRLGLDLENTVALNSLAPDASELSDCSQIDASVQEVRQKVYLNIQKRCGEMRVLDMTRPIDLATIYTDVNILQEITGRRRLDLEELLQHCNLEEFDHFGFAHTRTERRSGLLAVEEFDKLMVLGKPGAGKTTFLKRLATLCNAGNFQKHRVPIFITLKDFGDSSEAPKLLTYISQWLKELGVQEPQNAEQILSQGRGFLLLDGLDEVSEATSKQVLQEIQSFSDRFPKNAFVASCRIAAKEFVFQQFTEVEVADFNDEQITDFAGRWFEAKQLPEKTKRFLAKLRAHPRIQELATNPLLLTLLCLVFEGRTDFPANRSELYEEGLDVLLKKWDGTRSIEREQIYRELSLKRKEDLLSQLAFTTFEQGNYFFKQKDAERLIEVYIQNLPGAQVDPEALRLDSEAVLKSIEAQHGLLVERARSIYSFSHLTFHEYFTAHRIERREELHPLLVAHLTEKRWREVVLLTVGMLEEADSLLLLMKSQIDEIVASDKKVQQFLAWVQQKTCSVNAPYKLAAIRAFYFNPALDLALARNSDLASDLASDLDLDLASDLDLASTRALALALALDRNPALARALDRASNHDLALALASDRTLASTRDLVSALARASDRTLALDLDLDRTLARALDRDRARARARASTRARALDRARGLASDHDPALKQSLEELKDQLPDLDKDWEFAQQWWRINGSAWTAKLRPVLIKHRNIGHDWQFSDDQIKQLQQYSEANKLLVECLNSDCYVSRKVREEIEASLLLPIEEIKRRFPNQLNHFSAS